The nucleotide sequence CTCCCCACCAATAGGCTTTGGCGATCGCCCAAAATCGGCGCAACCCTTGAAAATTCAACCGTTCCATAGCGGACTGTCACTGTCGGCAACAACCTTTTCATTGTGTGTCATTTTGTGAAGCTTTGGCGATCGCGCTACGAACCAGACACGGCGGCAGAGTGTGTAAGCTGCCCCATTCACTCAAGCGGTTCTAGGGCGCTCACCGCTGCCCTGTTCCGCTGACTGTTGGGCAGTTTGGTTTGGCCCACTTTCACCTGGCTCCCAAATTGGTAATCTCTGCCTATCTTCTCTCCCGCTGCGGGACGCTTTCCGTTAGCCTATGCGTGGAAGCAAGAGGTCAGATCATGACTATCCGGACACCAGAATGGGTTAAACACGCAGTTTTTTACCAAATTTTTCCGGATCGCTTTGCTCGATCGCAGCCACCACATCACTGTCCTGAGATGGCGGTCACGTTAGAACCTTGGGATACGGCCCCTACTCTCGCCGGATACAAAGGGGGGAATTTTTGGGGCATCATCGACAAGCTCGACTATTTGCAATCGTTAGGCATCAACGCGATTTACCTGACACCGATTTTTCAGTCCACTTGCAACCACCGTTACCACACCCACGACTATTACCGGGTGGATCCCTTACTGGGCGGCAACGAAGCCTTTGCTGAATTCTTGGCGGCGGCCCACGATCGCCACATTCGGGTCGTGCTCGACGGAGTCTTCAATCACGCCAGTCGCGGCTTTTTCTTTTTCAACGACATTCTGGAAAATGGCCCCCATTCGCCCTGGTTAGACTGGTTTAAGGTGGAAAGATGGCCCCTCTCAGCCTACGACGGTAGACTGCCTGCCAACTACGTGAGTTGGGTGAATAATCGAGCGCTGCCGCAGTTTAATCACGACAATCCGGCGGTGCGGGAATACATCATGCAAATTGGCGAATACTGGATTCGTCAGGGCATTGATGGCTGGCGGTTGGATGTCCCCTTTGAAGTCAAGACTCCAGGCTTTTGGGAAGAATTTCGCGATCGCATCAAAGCCATCAATCCCGAAGCCTACATCGTCGGTGAAGTGTGGAAACCGGCAGCGGAATGGCTGGATGGCAAAACCTTCGACGCGGTTATGAACTATGTGTTTGCGGGGCCGACGATGGCCTTTGCGGCGGGCGATCGCGTTGTGCTGAAACATGCCGAGATCCCCGATTACTATCCCTACCCGGCTTTAGATGCAGCGGGGTATCAGGCCAAAATTGAGGAGCTACTCGACCTCTACGATTGGGAAATTCATCAGGTTCAACTCAACCTGATTTCCAGTCATGACATTGCCCGGGCGTTAACGGTCATGGGGGACGATGTCGCAAGCATGCAACTGGCCGTGCTGCTACAGATGACTTTTCCAGGCGCGCCCTGCATTTATTACGGCGATGAAGTGGGGCTCAGAGGCAGCCTCGACCCTGACTGTCGCTGGGCGTTTCCCGCTGAGGAAAAGTGGGACACCGACCTGCTGAAACACCACCAAGCCCTCATTCAATTACGTCACCAGCACCCAGCCCTGCGCACGGGAGCATACCATCCCCTCATGGCCGACGGTTTGCTTTACGGGTTTGTGCGTCAGCATTCCCAAGAAGTTTTAGTGGTATTAGTCAATAGCGGTGAGGGCGATCGCACGATTGATTTAAGCCAGGTAGCACCGGGCCTGGGCGATCGTTGGCAAGTGCTTTACGGTCCACTGACCGTTGAGTCAAAAACTGAAGAGACCCAGTCAGTCATTACTGTCCCTAGTCGTTCGGGTGGGATTTTGACTCGACTTGAGCCTGCTGCCTAGCGGCTTGAGCTTCTTTTGCCGTGGTCAGTCCGTTGGGTCGCCGCAGCACAATCGTAAACAGCGTAATCACCGTAAGAGGAATGACAAACAGCAACATGACATTGCTAAACAGCCCTAACTTTTCATGGCCGACGGCATTCAATCCCAGATAAGCGGTATACGCCACGTAGTAGCTGACGAACAATAGTCCTTCCCAGCGAGAGATGCGGTTTCCCGTGTAAAAAATGGGCAGAGAGGCGATCGCCACCGCTAGCATTACCGGAATGTCAAAACTAATGGCCGCGTTAGACACCGGGACACCATGAAAGGTCGCCGTCACGCCTAAAATCGTCAAAATATTGAAAATGTTGCTGCCGACAACGTTGCCCACGGCGATGTCGCGTTCCCCCCGATAGCAGGCCACCAGTGAGGTCGCGAGTTCTGGCAAAGAAGTCCCAATGGCGACGATTGTGAGGCCAATAATCAGCTGACTCACGCCAAAGGACTCAGCGATCGCCGTGGCCCCAAATACCAGCAGATTGGCCCCGACCACTAACACGATGAGTCCCACGACCAACATCAACACGTTTTTTAGAGCTTGCTGCCAGTTGCGTTGAGCGGTTCCCGCATATTCTTGCTCGTACTCTGCCTGCACCGCCACATCTGACTCTTTGCGGCTCTGATACACCAGAAAGGCGGTGTAGACGACGCTACCCACCAGCAAAATCACGCCATCAAACCGACCCAATTCACCATCCACCGCAAACATCAGCATCAGCACTGTAACGCCAATCATGATGGGCACATCGAGGCGGATAATCTGCTGAGCGACAGTCAAAGGCACCACGATCGCGGCAATGCCCAGGGTCATCAAAATGTTAAAGATGTTGCTGCCAATCACATTGCCTAGAGCAATTTCGGCTTGTCCCTGAAAACTGGCTTGCAAACTCACCGCCAACTCGGGGGCGCTAGTGCCATAGCTCACCACTGTTAAGCCAATCACCAGGGGCGATAGGCCAATGACAGCCGCTAGCTTGGCGGCTCCACGAACAAACCCCTCGGCCCCAGCAACGAGCAACACGAGGCCAGCAATCAAGGACAAAACAACCGGAATACTCATACCAAAGTCACTGTGGGCATCATGTTAGTTTGACGCAAATCGCAGGGGGAACAACCGCAGGGCAGTTGCCAAGTCCCCGACTGTTCGCCATTTATCAAAGACTTCATGACCAGCCAATGGTGTTCGATTTAGCCGTTGTATCGGTCGCTGAGAGACCCAAATCGCCAAACACCAAATCACGGAAGGAAAATTGGAAGCCATGCAGTTGATGATTATCCTTGGGCAAGATGCTAAATCACATCTTAAGCTGGTTGTTAGTCCACTAGCATATCGATATTTCATGCTGGATATCCGATTCAGCGATTACACCTTCTGGTTTCTTTACCTACGCCCCAGCCAGCAAAATGATTGCTCAGGAAATCGATCGCTGTTTCCACTTACAAAGATCTCGGAGCCGTGCGATCGCCCTTAATACAGTCGCGCCAGCCTGCACCGATAGCGGCTTTGGGAGAAGATGACAGGACAAGCTGAGACACACCTTGCTGGCCAATCCTCTCAATGCTGATCTAAAACCCATTGAAACGTATGTCACTCGCCCCTTGGCGATCGCCCCTAGCCCGCGCCTTGCACCGTAATCGCAGCAAGGCTTACAGTCGTTATCCACAACTGGCGACCGTTGCCGCTGACGGTCGCCCGGCTAATCGCACGGTAGTCTTTCGCGACTTTTTGCCCGATACCGATAGTTTGCTATTCGTCACCGATGTCCGCAGCGCTAAGGTGCAGCACATTGCCCAGCAGCCCTACGGTGAGCTCTGTTGGTATTTCACGAAAACGCGAGAACAGTTTCGCCTGAACGGTCACCTTAGTCTCATAACCGCTCAGGATCATGACGCCGCCGCTGGCCAAATCCGTCAGAATTTATGGGACAAGCTCTCGACTAACGGGCGACAACAGTTTGCCTGGCCCAACCCCGGTGAGCCGCGCACCGAGGGGGGGTATGAGCCGCTTGATTTGGCGTTGTCGCCACCGCTATCCCCTTTTGCGGTGCTGATTTTGGCCCCGGAGCAAGTCGATCATTTAGAACTGCGCGGTGAGCCGCAAAATCGCCATCAATATTGGCAGACCGCTGACGGTGGGTGGCGATCGCAGGCCATCAATCCCTAACACTCATAAAAACTTGACGATTGTTGCAATCTCGGGGGTGTGACTGGTCGCAAATCGAAAGACCGCCTATGATATTTGGACACGATTAGTTGGAGTGCTAAGGGCATGGGAATCAGTCCTGCAGTTGCCTTTACAACAGTTTTGCTAGCGCTCATGGTAGGGGCTGGTGTCGTCAGTTCCTCATGGGGCTATGCGCTAGGTCGCCAGGCCCTCATGGGAGTACGACAACCCGATGCCCGCCCAACCAGCAGTGCCGCCTCAAATCAAGCATCCCCCGCGTCTGGCAATGGGTCTATGCTGCTCAATGAGCAAGAGATTATTGACGAGGCTAAACTGCGGATGTCGGGTGCTCCCCTCAACGAGGGGCAGTAGCATCGGAGACGACCGGACACGAGCCGAATTAGTTGGTAAGTGGCGGCGCCAGGTTTAGCGTATCGATTGCCGATGGATGAGGCAGCAGACCTGGCTATCATACCGAATCAGCGGCACGACTGAATTGCAATGAGCTTTTGGATTCTTATGCCTTCTTACCTCTGATAATGCTTGCTCAGACGGATGTGCCGTTGCTAATTGTGAATCCTGGGCTGACGGGGCCAGCGATCGCGGCTCGTCTATTTTCTGTGTTGGCCTTAATTGGGATTAACGCCTTTTTTGTCGCGGCGGAGTTTTCCATCGTGTCCGTGCGGCGATCGCGCATCAACCAACTGGCCGAAGCAGGCGACATTCAAGCTCGAACGGTGCAAAGCTTTCAACGCAGTTTGGATCAACTGCTCTCCACCACCCAAATTGGCATCACGCTTTCCAGCTTGGCTTTGGGGTGGATCGGCGAATCCACCATCGCCACCGTATTGCTGCAACTGTTTCACTATTTGTCATTAACGCTGCCCTATCTCGGGGTGATTGCCCATTCCCTCTCAATTTTGCTGGCCTTTGTGCTGATTGCCTATTTGCAAATTGTCTTGGGTGAGCTGTGTCCCAAAGCGGTGGCGATGCTGTATCCCGAGCAGTTGGCCCGCATCTTTGGCCCCCTGAGCCTAACCGTCGCCCGATTGTTTGCCCCCTTCGTGTGGATTCTCAATCAATCCACCTGGTGGTTGTTGCGCTTGTTTGGCATTCGCTACAGCGGTAACCAAAGCTGGTACAGCCGCGTCACCCCCGAAGAGTTGCAGCTCATTATCCGCACCACGACCGAATCGCCGGGGCTGGATGAAGAGGAACGCGAACTGCTCAATAACGTGTTTGAATTTCGCGATGTCACCGCCGGGGAAGTGATGACTCCCCGGACGCAAATTGACGCTTTGCCCAAAACGGCCACCTTGCAAGAAGCGTTGGCCGCGATCGCGGCAACCGGCCATTCCCAATTCCCAGTCATCGGTGACTCGCTGGACGATGTCGCCGGTATCTTGTCCCTCAAAGATTTGGTCGGACCACTGGCGCGCCAGGAAGCCACCCATACCAGCTCGATCAACGACTGGATTCGTCCCGCTCGCTTTGTGCCGGAATACACCCAGCTCCACGACCTGTTGCAAATCATGCAAAAGTCGGGCAAGTCGATGGTGATGGTGGTGGATGAATTTGGCGGCACCGCTGGCCTGCTGACGCTGACCGATGTCACGGGCGAAATTATTGGCGATAGCAACGAGATGGAAGAAGACGTCGACGTCTTGGTCAGCATGTTAGATGACCAGGCGTTTCGAGTGCAGGCTCAGACCTACATCGAAGAGGTCAACGAACTGTTGGGAGTGGCGTTGCCCGTCGCCGAAGAATACCAAACATTGGCGGGGTTCCTCATTCACCAGTTGCAGAAAATCCCCGTCATTGGCGACAAAGTCTTTTACGACCAGTTTGAGTGGACGGTCACCGCCGTCGATGGTCCAAAGGTGTTGGAAGTGATGGCCAAGCGGCGATCGTAACGCCCCTCAGCAGCGCAATCAGACGGGGCTGATTGCGCCTCAAAAAATTGAGCACTGACCCGCTGATATCCGCAAAATCAGTGCTCCAAATCATCCGATCTAGCGGTGAAGTCTTTGCCTGAGGGCTGTGCGCTGCAATAAGACCAATTCTGAACTTGACCGCCACACTTGGCCCTCACCCCAACCCCTCTCCCAGCATTGGGAGAGGGGCTTTGCAGAGACAGGCTTTGTAGCCCTGCTTCAGAGAATTGGTATAACCTCGCCAAATTAGTCAAGAAGCTGTAGGGGTTGGGCAGTGCCCAACCCCCAGCACTGGGGATGAGATCAGCAAGCATCCCCTGATGGACAGATCCGTATCGTTGTCAGCCGCCGGGCGTGAGCTACGCCGTAACGTTGCCACCAAGCCAGTCTTGAGGCTTCAAGAAGATGTCGTAGAGCTGCTGTTCGGGAGTGTTCGGCTCGGGTTGATAGCTGTATTCCCACCGGACGAGGGGCGGCAGCGACATCAGAATTGACTCGGTGCGGCCATTGGTTTGCAAGCCAAAGATGGTGCCCCGGTCATAGACCAAGTTGAACTCGACATAACGCCCTCGACGATAGAGCTGAAAATCGCGCTCGCGATCGCCATACGCCTGATGTTTATGGGCTTCAGCGATCGGCACATAAGCGGGCAAAAAGGCTTTGCCACAGTCATTCACAAAGTTAAAGAGGTCTTCCCAACTGCGCTGGGGTAGTTCGCCCAACTTTTGACTGTATTGAGCGGCAGGGCCGTTTTCATCGGGACCGCGATAGAGTTCGCCACGTCCGTCTTGATAGTCGAAGAAGATCCCCCCCACGCCGCGAGTTTCATCTCGATGCTTGAGATAAAAGTACTCGTCGCACCACAGCTTAAAGTCGGGGTAGTAGTCAGGATGATGGCGATCGCAGGCATCCTTCAGCGTTTGGTGAAAGTGCTTCACATCCTGCACATCAGGATAGTAAGGGGTGAGGTCGATGCCGCCACCAAACCACCACACTGGCCCGGCCTCAAAGTAGCGATAGTTGAGGTGAACGGTGGGAATGTAAGGATTGCGCGGGTGCAACACCATCGAGGTGCCCGTCGCGTAGAACCCGTGGCCCGCCGCTTCCGGACGCTGCACCAAAATGCTGGGCGGGAGTTGCTGACCCCACACTTCCGAAAAGTTAACGCCGCCCTGCTCAAAGACGCCGCCATTTTTGATGACGCGTGATCGCCCGCCGCCACCTTCGGGTCGCTCCCACTGGTCTTGCTGGAATTGCGCTTCGCCATCCAGCACTTCGAGGCCCGCACAAATTTCGTCTTGAATGCCCTGCATAAATGCACTCACGCGATCGCGGGAGTCAGCAGGCGGGGGAGCCGGTGTAGCGGTCGGCGCTTGAGTCTGGTTGGGTGCAGAAGAAGTGGTCATAAACTTGGTAGGGTTAACCAGCAGATATAGATTACGAAGGAAAAATGCCGCCTTATGCTGATATGGGGGTGCCCCGAGCATGAACGGCTACCGATGCCTGAGATAGAGCCATGCAGCGATACCTGCCATTGGGATGCCCGGTCTAGCCCCTCATCGGCGATCGCAATCATTGCTGATCACTACTGCTGAGCTACAGGTAACCCTTGACCTATCAGGCATTGAACGTTTTTTACCCTAACTTGAAATAGTTGCAGGTTTAGCGCTCTAAAACATTTCTCTACAATGAGGACACTGTCAAAATATTGAGAAATCTAAATATTTAAGGCAAGCGTTTGCACCCAGGTCATCAGTCGTTGACGATATCAGCACATTTATTGTGCATCAGGCGACGCCCCGAAAGCGGAGTTAACCCAGCAGCGGCTCGCTCGTGGTCGCTCTCGGACTCAACTGCACCGCCCGCCCAGCCTCGCTACCATCTAAACTACGGCCTGTTTTTAGCTATCGCTGTCATCGTCTCTGTGGTTTGCTATGAAAGTGTTTCAGTCGCTCTGGAAAAATCTGCACCGCTCCCATTCGCCCGGTGCGGTAGCCCGCGACGCTAGCGTGAGCGAGCTGAGTCAGCGATCGCCCATGGCGCATTCGATTTATCGAACTTATCAGGCGTTAAGCACCGCCCCGGTTGAAACGCTCTGGCAAACCCTGACCAACTTGGCCGACATCTCGACGTGGCATCCGCTCATCGACAGCACCAATGCCCCCCGGGGACTGACGGCTAAGCCCGGCTTAATTTATCGCGTGATGCCTCGCTGGGTCCCCATTCCCATCAGAATTTTTGTCGAGCGAGTCTCTCCCAATGAGCTCATCAGCATTCGCATGTTCCCAGTTCCCGGTTTAGAAGAGCGGGTGATTTATCGGCTGGAATCCACCGTTTGGGGCACCCAAATTTCCTACTCGGTGTGTCTACGCGGGTGGCTATCGCCCGTCGCCTGGTCTGTGCTCCGGCCCTATGCGT is from Leptolyngbya iicbica LK and encodes:
- a CDS encoding glycoside hydrolase family 13 protein codes for the protein MTIRTPEWVKHAVFYQIFPDRFARSQPPHHCPEMAVTLEPWDTAPTLAGYKGGNFWGIIDKLDYLQSLGINAIYLTPIFQSTCNHRYHTHDYYRVDPLLGGNEAFAEFLAAAHDRHIRVVLDGVFNHASRGFFFFNDILENGPHSPWLDWFKVERWPLSAYDGRLPANYVSWVNNRALPQFNHDNPAVREYIMQIGEYWIRQGIDGWRLDVPFEVKTPGFWEEFRDRIKAINPEAYIVGEVWKPAAEWLDGKTFDAVMNYVFAGPTMAFAAGDRVVLKHAEIPDYYPYPALDAAGYQAKIEELLDLYDWEIHQVQLNLISSHDIARALTVMGDDVASMQLAVLLQMTFPGAPCIYYGDEVGLRGSLDPDCRWAFPAEEKWDTDLLKHHQALIQLRHQHPALRTGAYHPLMADGLLYGFVRQHSQEVLVVLVNSGEGDRTIDLSQVAPGLGDRWQVLYGPLTVESKTEETQSVITVPSRSGGILTRLEPAA
- a CDS encoding calcium/sodium antiporter, with translation MSIPVVLSLIAGLVLLVAGAEGFVRGAAKLAAVIGLSPLVIGLTVVSYGTSAPELAVSLQASFQGQAEIALGNVIGSNIFNILMTLGIAAIVVPLTVAQQIIRLDVPIMIGVTVLMLMFAVDGELGRFDGVILLVGSVVYTAFLVYQSRKESDVAVQAEYEQEYAGTAQRNWQQALKNVLMLVVGLIVLVVGANLLVFGATAIAESFGVSQLIIGLTIVAIGTSLPELATSLVACYRGERDIAVGNVVGSNIFNILTILGVTATFHGVPVSNAAISFDIPVMLAVAIASLPIFYTGNRISRWEGLLFVSYYVAYTAYLGLNAVGHEKLGLFSNVMLLFVIPLTVITLFTIVLRRPNGLTTAKEAQAARQQAQVESKSHPND
- a CDS encoding Npun_F5749 family FMN-dependent PPOX-type flavoprotein, encoding MSLAPWRSPLARALHRNRSKAYSRYPQLATVAADGRPANRTVVFRDFLPDTDSLLFVTDVRSAKVQHIAQQPYGELCWYFTKTREQFRLNGHLSLITAQDHDAAAGQIRQNLWDKLSTNGRQQFAWPNPGEPRTEGGYEPLDLALSPPLSPFAVLILAPEQVDHLELRGEPQNRHQYWQTADGGWRSQAINP
- a CDS encoding hemolysin family protein, whose translation is MLAQTDVPLLIVNPGLTGPAIAARLFSVLALIGINAFFVAAEFSIVSVRRSRINQLAEAGDIQARTVQSFQRSLDQLLSTTQIGITLSSLALGWIGESTIATVLLQLFHYLSLTLPYLGVIAHSLSILLAFVLIAYLQIVLGELCPKAVAMLYPEQLARIFGPLSLTVARLFAPFVWILNQSTWWLLRLFGIRYSGNQSWYSRVTPEELQLIIRTTTESPGLDEEERELLNNVFEFRDVTAGEVMTPRTQIDALPKTATLQEALAAIAATGHSQFPVIGDSLDDVAGILSLKDLVGPLARQEATHTSSINDWIRPARFVPEYTQLHDLLQIMQKSGKSMVMVVDEFGGTAGLLTLTDVTGEIIGDSNEMEEDVDVLVSMLDDQAFRVQAQTYIEEVNELLGVALPVAEEYQTLAGFLIHQLQKIPVIGDKVFYDQFEWTVTAVDGPKVLEVMAKRRS
- the hemF gene encoding oxygen-dependent coproporphyrinogen oxidase; its protein translation is MTTSSAPNQTQAPTATPAPPPADSRDRVSAFMQGIQDEICAGLEVLDGEAQFQQDQWERPEGGGGRSRVIKNGGVFEQGGVNFSEVWGQQLPPSILVQRPEAAGHGFYATGTSMVLHPRNPYIPTVHLNYRYFEAGPVWWFGGGIDLTPYYPDVQDVKHFHQTLKDACDRHHPDYYPDFKLWCDEYFYLKHRDETRGVGGIFFDYQDGRGELYRGPDENGPAAQYSQKLGELPQRSWEDLFNFVNDCGKAFLPAYVPIAEAHKHQAYGDRERDFQLYRRGRYVEFNLVYDRGTIFGLQTNGRTESILMSLPPLVRWEYSYQPEPNTPEQQLYDIFLKPQDWLGGNVTA
- a CDS encoding SRPBCC family protein; amino-acid sequence: MKVFQSLWKNLHRSHSPGAVARDASVSELSQRSPMAHSIYRTYQALSTAPVETLWQTLTNLADISTWHPLIDSTNAPRGLTAKPGLIYRVMPRWVPIPIRIFVERVSPNELISIRMFPVPGLEERVIYRLESTVWGTQISYSVCLRGWLSPVAWSVLRPYASKVAEAIAHAAEETAASALPSKPSGFEV